From the Balearica regulorum gibbericeps isolate bBalReg1 chromosome 4, bBalReg1.pri, whole genome shotgun sequence genome, one window contains:
- the RASL11B gene encoding ras-like protein family member 11B, which produces MRLTQSMCTIAECAPGGEGCPAARPRLVKIAVVGGSGVGKTALVVRFLTRRFIGDYERNAGNLYSRHIQIDGEMLAIQVQDTPGVQIHEHSLDCNEQLNRCIRWADALVIVFSITDYKSYELLSHLYHHVRQLHPGNAVPVVIVANKADLLHIKEVEPQHGLQLANMLGCTFYEVSVSENYNDVFNAFHLLCKEVSKQQTTSTPERRRTSLIPRPKSPNMQDLKRRFKQALSAKVRTVTSV; this is translated from the exons ATGCGCCTGACGCAGAGCATGTGCACCATCGCCGAGTGCGCGCCCGGCGGGGAGggctgccccgccgcccggccccgcctcGTCAAGATCGCGGTGGTGGGGGGCAGCGGCGTGGGCAAGACag CGCTGGTGGTGCGGTTCCTCACCCGGCGGTTCATCGGCGACTACGAGAGGAACGCAG GTAATCTCTACAGCAGGCACATCCAGATAGATGGAGAGATGTTGGCTATTCAAGTGCAAGATACTCCAGGCGTTCAG ATCCACGAACACAGTCTGGATTGTAATGAGCAGCTGAACAGATGCATTCGCTGGGCAGATGCCCTGGTGATTGTCTTCTCCATCACAGATTATAAGAGCTATGAACTACTCAGTCACCTTTACCATCATGTCCGACAGTTGCATCCAGGAAATGCAGTCCCTGTTGTCATCGTAGCAAACAAAGCTGATCTCTTGCATATCAAAGAGGTGGAGCCTCAGCATGGACTTCAGCTGGCCAACATGCTGGGCTGTACTTTCTATGAAGTATCTGTCAGTGAAAACTATAATGATGTCTTCAATGCCTTCCATCTCCTCTGTAAAGAAGTCAGTAAACAGCAAACAACCAGCACCCCTGAGAGGAGGAGAACCTCTCTTATTCCACGGCCGAAATCGCCCAACATGCAGGATCTGAAGAGAAGGTTTAAGCAAGCTTTGTCTGCCAAAGTGAGGACTGTCACTTCTGTTTGA